From Erigeron canadensis isolate Cc75 chromosome 8, C_canadensis_v1, whole genome shotgun sequence, one genomic window encodes:
- the LOC122610691 gene encoding uncharacterized protein LOC122610691, with translation MKATSNPDKLKKRTKPQTSQPSSSAPIYIDTTPRPKPDHILHETYYESGSTEWGYYSEKEEPTSDKTPTPPESPKPDINMAGQQNNPPDLFHTRIEDLPRTIPTSRQSAILSPEIDTFTVKGNHLQMVKDLCFDGRNKRDPHEHLDKYEMICNLFNYGENQSNNVKMKLFPMSLTGEAHKWLKGLAPNSLTTWGAVREALIERFFPANRERELRLVICSFRQDEDESIVEAWLRMKDLLWECLGHGVSDTEIVGIFMDGMNRENYEKMVMTCGGSITYKTSSELWKMFEDMAKAQVTRSPSRDRRSRKVVARVDGGETSEVVAEIRKLSNRMDEKFSMVENNFGGLKRDVKIMAGGCIHCGGPHHADECDSMVQEDVNFVSNQRSGQYQPLFQRGSNYQGRHQGNSSNSSNFYSNNRGGNFQNRWQKEDNHGTPQQQPPPSPPKKDDNGEEGSPLMAMMAKFLDKQEKREEAQEKRNASMENYSKLLNDKIEGLHGKIDESNRNNHALISNLEKRIDRMGNNQRQPGTLPSNTQQNPNQGQGGSWRNGADKYKGPQHWKETVNAISTRSRRVVSSPIDKSRVFNVSPQVEQFDEEVEMESSPVVTTSVPKATPIKELEVKPYKPKIPFPQRLRKEKIQEQYNKFFDMIKSVTINVPLVDLISGMPNYAKFIKELVTDKKKLDEAKTTFLNEECSVVVKNKLPPKLSDPRSFLIACSFGRKLTCKALADLGASINLMPYSVFTKLSLG, from the coding sequence ATGAAGGCCACATCTAACCCTGACAAACTCAAAAAGCGCACCAAGCCACAAACATCACAACCGTCATCATCTGCACCCATTTACATAGACACCACTCCTAGACCCAAACCCGACCATATACTTCACGAGACTTATTACGAGTCGGGAAGTACCGAGTGGGGTTACTATTCCGAAAAAGAAGAACCAACTTCCGATAAAACACCTACTCCACCCGAATCACCGAAGCCGGACATCAACATGGCCGGACAACAAAATAATCCACCCGATCTTTTTCACACTAGAATCGAGGACCTTCCTCGAACTATACCAACTTCTCGCCAATCGGCCATCCTTTCTCCCGAAATTGACACTTTCACGGTAAAAGGAAACCATTTGCAAATGGTTAAGGATTTGTGTTTTGATGGGAGAAACAAAAGGGATCCTCATGAGCATCTCGACAAGTATGAGATGATTTGTAATTTATTCAACTATGGGGAAAATCAAAGCAACAATGTCAAGATGAAGCTTTTTCCTATGTCTCTCACGGGTGAGGCTCATAAATGGTTAAAGGGGCTAGCACCGAATAGTTTGACTACTTGGGGGGCGGTTAGAGAAGCTTTGATTGAAAGGTTCTTTCCGGCTAATAGGGAAAGAGAGCTTAGACTTGTTATTTGTTCTTTTAGGCAAGATGAGGATGAATCCATTGTTGAGGCTTGGCTAAGAATGAAGGATCTTTTATGGGAATGTCTCGGGCATGGGGTGAGTGATACCGAGATTGTGGGTATATTCATGGATGGTATGAATAGGGAGAATTATGAGAAAATGGTCATGACTTGTGGGGGTAGTATTACTTATAAGACTTCAAGTGAGCTTTGGAAAATGTTTGAGGATATGGCAAAAGCTCAAGTTACTAGGTCCCCGAGTAGAGATAGGAGGTCAAGAAAAGTGGTAGCTCGGGTAGATGGAGGTGAAACATCCGAGGTAGTTGCTGAAATTCGGAAACTTTCAAACCGAATGGATGAAAAGTTCTCTATGGTGGAGAACAATTTTGGAGGACTAAAACGAGATGTAAAGATAATGGCCGGGGGATGTATTCATTGTGGAGGACCACACCATGCCGATGAATGTGACTCTATGGTTCAAGAAGATGTCAACTTCGTTTCAAACCAACGTTCGGGGCAATATCAACCACTTTTCCAACGTGGTAGCAACTATCAAGGCCGTCACCAAGGTAATTCTTCAAACTCTTCTAATTTCTATTCTAACAATCGTGGTGGAAATTTTCAAAATAGGTGGCAAAAGGAGGATAATCATGGTACACCTcaacaacaaccaccaccatcaccccCAAAGAAGGATGACAATGGGGAGGAAGGATCACCTCTCATGGCCATGATGGCCAAGTTCTTAGATAAGCAAGAAAAGAGGGAGGAGGCTCAAGAGAAGCGAAATGCTTCAATGGAGAACTATTCAAAGCTTTTGAATGATAAGATTGAAGGCTTGCACGGCAAAATAGATGAGAGCAATCGCAACAATCACGCCTTGATATCCAATTTGGAAAAGAGAATCGATAGGATGGGCAACAATCAAAGGCAACCGGGTACTCTTCCaagtaatacccaacaaaaCCCGAATCAAGGCCAAGGAGGTTCATGGAGAAATGGAGCTGACAAGTACAAAGGACCCCAACACTGGAAAGAGACTGTAAATGCCATATCTACACGGTCCAGGAGAGTAGTTTCTTCTCCCATTGATAAATCTCGTGTTTTTAATGTTTCTCCACAGGTTGAGCAATTTGATGAAGAGGTGGAAATGGAGTCATCGCCGGTGGTGACTACTTCGGTTCCTAAGGCCACACCAATCAAGGAACTCGAAGTCAAGCCATATAAGCCAAAGATCCCTTTTCCTCAACGGttgaggaaggagaagattcAAGAACAATACAACAAGTTCTTTGACATGATCAAGTCGGTCACAATCAATGTGCCATTGGTGGATCTTATTTCGGGCATGCCCAATTATGCCAAGTTCATCAAAGAACTAGTGACGGACAAGAAGAAACTTGATGAAGCAAAGACAACCTTTTTAAATGAAGAATGCTCGGTGGTTGTCAAAAACAAGCTTCCACCCAAACTTTCGGATCCAAGGAGTTTCTTAATTGCTTGTTCATTTGGTAGAAAATTAACTTGTAAAGCTTTAGCCGACCTTGGGGCAAGCATCAATTTGATGCCCTATTCCGTTTTTACCAAGCTTTCTTTGGGGTGA